A single region of the Triticum dicoccoides isolate Atlit2015 ecotype Zavitan chromosome 2B, WEW_v2.0, whole genome shotgun sequence genome encodes:
- the LOC119364113 gene encoding probable metal-nicotianamine transporter YSL6, which produces MGSEADMTGPLLAGGSGAAPAAEAEVVPPWREQLTVRGIVVSAILGVLFCLITHKLNLTVGIIPSLNVAAGLLGYFLVRTWTAALERFGIVSKPFTKQENTVIQTCVVACYGLAFSGGFGSYMLAMDQKTYELIGTDYPGNRAVDVKNPSLSWMIGFMFVVSFLGLFSLVALRKVMVIDYKLTYPSGTATAMLINSFHTTSGAELAEKQVSCLGKYLSISFIWNCFKWFFSGVGDSCGFDNFPSLGLAAFKNTFYFDFSPTYIGCGLICPHIVNCSTLLGAIISWGFLWPYISTKAGEWYPAGLGSNDFKGLYGYKVFISVSVILGDGIYNLIKIIYATIKEIMNARSKQGRLPLVRAQDDDESSELSSEEKLLNDVFVKDSIPPWLAGSGYVGLAAISTATVPMMFPQLKSYLVLSAYVVAPLLAFCNSYGTGLTDWNLASTYGKIGLFIFASWVGQHGGVIAGLAACGVMMSIVSTAADLMQDFKTGYLTLSSPRSMFVSQLIGTALGCVIAPLTFWLYWTAFDIGNPDGMFKAPYAVIFREMAILGVEGFSALPQHCLAICSFFFFAAIAINLLRDVTPDSVSKFIPLPMAMAVPFYIGAYFAIDMFVGTVILFVWEKINRKESEDFAGAVASGLICGDGIWSVPSAILSIMRIDPPMCMYFKPSLA; this is translated from the exons ATGGGATCGGAGGCGGACATGACCGGGCCCCTCctcgccggcggcagcggcgccgcgccggcggcggaggcggaggtggtgcCGCCGTGGCGGGAGCAGCTCACGGTGCGGGGCATAGTGGTCAGCGCCATCCTCGGGGTGCTCTTCTGCCTCATCACGCACAAGCTCAACCTCACGGTGGGGATCATCCCCTCGCTCAACGTCGCCGCGGGGCTGCTCGGCTACTTCCTCGTGCGGACCTGGACGGCCGCGCTCGAGAGGTTCGGCATCGTCTCCAAGCCCTTCACCAAGCAGGAGAACACCGTCATCCAGACctgcgtcgtcgcctgctacggcctCGCCTTCAGCG GTGGCTTTGGGTCGTATATGCTTGCAATGGATCAGAAAACTTATGAGCTCATCGGGACTGATTATCCTGGTAACAGGGCGGTAGATGTTAAGAATCCTTCACTGAGCTGGATGATCGGATTCATGTTTGTTGTTAGCTTTCTTGGTCTATTTAGTCTTGTTGCGCTGCGCAAG GTGATGGTAATTGATTACAAGCTGACCTATCCTAGTGGAACTGCTACAGCTATGTTGATAAATAGCTTCCACACTACTTCTGGAGCTGAACTTGCAGA AAAACAAGTTAGCTGTCTTGGAAAGTATTTAAGCATAAGTTTTATCTGGAATTGCTTTAAGTGGTTCTTCAGTGGTGTTGGGGATTCTTGTGGCTTCGATAATTTCCCTTCTCTCGGACTTGCAGCATTTAAGAACAC GTTTTATTTTGACTTCAGTCCAACCTATATTGGTTGTGGTCTAATATGCCCACACATTGTTAATTGCTCCACACTTCTTGGAGCCATCATATCTTGGGGTTTTCTCTGGCCGTATATATCCACAAAAGCTGGGGAATGGTACCCAGCTGGCCTCGGAAGCAATGATTTCAAAGGGCTCTATGGATACAAG GTTTTTATCTCTGTATCTGTGATACTTGGTGATGGTATCTATAACCTCATCAAGATCATTTATGCTACTATCAAGGAAATAATGAATGCACGATCAAAGCAAGGAAGGCTTCCCCTTGTCCGGGCTCAGGATG ATGATGAAAGTTCTGAATTATCTTCCGAAGAGAAGCTTCTGAATGATGTATTTGTAAAGGACAGTATCCCTCCCTGGTTAGCAGGATCTGGTTATGTGGGGCTTGCAGCAATTTCAACTGCAACTGTACCAATGATGTTCCCACAGCTCAAGTCGTACCTTGTCCTTTCTGCCTATGTTGTTGCACCCCTACTCGCCTTCTGCAACTCATACGGCACTGGCCTAACAGACTGGAACCTTGCATCCACATACGGAAAGATTGGTCTTTTCATTTTTGCCTCATGGGTTGGCCAGCATGGTGGTGTGATCGCCGGCTTAGCAGCTTGTGGTGTCATGATGTCCATAGTATCCACAGCCGCTGATCTCATGCAGGACTTCAAGACTGGTTACCTGACCCTCTCTTCACCAAGGTCCATGTTTGTGTCACAGTTGATTGGGACTGCCCTTGGCTGTGTCATTGCTCCTCTCACCTTCTGGCTTTACTGGACGGCCTTTGACATTGGCAATCCTGATGGCATGTTCAAAGCTCCATATGCTGTCATCTTCCGTGAGATGGCGATTTTGGGCGTCGAAGGATTCTCGGCCCTCCCCCAACACTGCCTAGCAATCtgctctttcttcttctttgcagccatagcGATCAACCTCCTGAGGGACGTCACTCCAGACAGCGTGTCCAAATTCATCCCGCTCCCGATGGCCATGGCTGTTCCCTTCTACATTGGAGCGTATTTTGCGATTGACATGTTTGTTGGGACGGTCATCCTGTTTGTCTGGGAGAAGATTAACCGCAAGGAGTCGGAGGACTTTGCAGGCGCGGTTGCTTCGGGTTTGATCTGCGGTGACGGCATCTGGAGCGTCCCTTCTGcaatactctctatcatgaggattgaCCCGCCGATGTGCATGTACTTCAAGCCATCTCTTGCCTAG
- the LOC119360931 gene encoding probable metal-nicotianamine transporter YSL5, which produces MSLFAVLSVSCNMSPPISRAFSLRKSIPSLFLVGCSASYIFAMDRKTYELVGPDYPGNRVEDVKDPSLGWMIGFLFLVALLGPFAIVMLRKVLVVDYKLAFPGGTATALMINTPSVPKYFSLHGEKEADVTGKKVSCLVKYMGLSFGWSFFKWFFSGVGDSCGFDNFPTFGVAAFKNTFYFNFNPSYVGYGLISPHIVNCSVFLGSVISWGFLWPFITKRAGDWYPDNLSSSDFRGLYGYKVFVAVSIILGDGLYNLVKIFVVIARGICNVQLTKGDQPVQALQDNKNSRQLMDDELQIEIFFKDRIPTWFAVCGYIVLAAISTVAVPTIFPQLKWYLVLVCYLLAPAIAFCNSYGMGLTNLNLAPTYGKIALFIFASLVGSSDGGVIAGLAACGIIMSIACSAADLMQDFKCGYLTLSSPRSMFISQLTGVVLGCVIAPLTLWLFWAAFDIGDPDGEYKAPFAIIFREMAILGVEGVAALPQHCLEICCAFFLAAMAVNLLRDVTPASASRFIPIPMAMAVPFYIGAFFGVDMLIGTVILFVWQKLNGRGADDYAAAVASGLICGDGIWSIPSAVLSILRIDPPVCMAFRPSSAFSR; this is translated from the exons ATGTCGCTTTTTGCAGTGTTAAGTGTTAGCTGCAACATGTCGCCGCCTATTTCTCGAGCATTTAGTCTAAGGAAATCCATCCCTTCTTTGTTCTTGGTAGGGTGCTCGGCATCGTACATCTTCGCCATGGACAGGAAGACGTATGAGCTCGTCGGGCCTGACTATCCGGGTAACCGAGTGGAAGACGTCAAAGATCCCTCGCTTGGTTGGATGATCGGTTTTCTGTTCCTCGTTGCTCTCCTCGGGCCATTTGCCATTGTCATGCTACGAAAG GTATTGGTGGTTGATTACAAGCTTGCATTTCCTGGTGGGACAGCTACAGCTCTGatgattaatactccctccgttcctaaatactt tagcttgcaTGGAGAAAAAGAAGCTGACGTTACAGG AAAGAAAGTCAGTTGCCTTGTAAAGTACATGGGCCTTAGTTTTGGCTGGAGCTTCTTTAAGTGGTTCTTTAGTGGTGTTGGTGACTCCTGTGGTTTTGACAATTTCCCAACATTTGGAGTTGCAGCTTTTAAGAACAC GTTTTATTTCAACTTCAATCCCAGTTATGTTGGGTATGGTCTTATTTCTCCCCATATTGTTAACTGTTCAGTTTTTCTTGGATCAGTCATATCATGGGGTTTCCTTTGGCCATTTATCACAAAGCGAGCTGGTGACTGGTACCCAGATAACCTTAGTAGCAGTGACTTCAGAGGCCTATATGGTTACAAG GTTTTTGTAGCCGTTTCCATCATACTTGGAGATGGCCTCTACAACTTAGTAAAAATCTTTGTTGTTATTGCAAGAGGAATTTGTAATGTGCAATTGACAAAAGGTGATCAGCCTGTTCAAGCTCTTCAAG ATAACAAGAACTCTAGACAGTTAATGGATGACGAGCTTCAAATTGAGATATTCTTCAAAGATAGGATACCAACATGGTTTGCTGTTTGTGGTTACATTGTACTTGCAGCAATATCCACCGTAGCTGTGCCCACCATATTTCCCCAGCTGAAGTGGTATCTTGTGCTTGTCTGCTACTTACTTGCTCCGGCCATTGCCTTCTGCAACTCCTACGGGATGGGCCTCACAAACTTGAACCTTGCACCCACCTATGGCAAGATTGCCCTCTTTATATTTGCCTCGCTCGTCGGCAGCAGCGATGGTGGCGTCATTGCCGGCCTTGCAGCATGTGGCATAATCATGTCCATTGCCTGCTCTGCGGCAGATCTGATGCAGGACTTCAAGTGCGGCtacctcaccctctcttcaccgcgTTCAATGTTCATCTCCCAGCTAACTGGCGTCGTGCTCGGATGCGTCATTGCTCCGCTCACACTGTGGCTCTTCTGGGCGGCCTTCGATATCGGCGACCCTGATGGTGAGTACAAGGCCCCATTCGCCATCATCTTCAGGGAGATGGCCATTCTCGGGGTCGAAGGTGTTGCCGCTCTGCCCCAGCACTGCCTCGAGATCTGTTGCGCATTCTTCTTGGCCGCGATGGCCGTCAATCTCCTGAGGGATGTGACGCCCGCCAGTGCGTCGAGGTTCATCCCCATACCGATGGCGATGGCTGTGCCGTTCTATATTGGCGCTTTCTTCGGCGTGGACATGTTGATTGGGACGGTAATCTTGTTCGTGTGGCAGAAGTTGAACGGGAGGGGTGCTGATGATTATGCGGCGGCAGTGGCGTCCGGGCTGATCTGCGGGGATGGTATATGGAGCATTCCATCTGCTGTTCTGTCCATCCTGAGAATTGATCCGCCGGTCTGCATGGCCTTCAGGCCGTCCTCTGCCTTTTCCAGGTGA